In the genome of Nocardia terpenica, one region contains:
- a CDS encoding lysophospholipid acyltransferase family protein has translation MFYWLLKYVFPGPFMHLYNRPKAEGVEHIPADGPAILAGNHLSFTDWLFTPLMSPRRITYLAKAEYFTTPGLKGRLQKFFFSGTGQYPIDRTGADAAVDALNTARRLLEQGRLVGLYPEGTRSPDGRLYKGKTGVARLALETGVPVIPVALIGTDEVCPPGPFTWRRRRVTVKFGAPIDFSRYEGMGGNRFVERAVTDEIMYELMRMSGREYVDVYAASLKKGVPSGPRPDADRVPETMAS, from the coding sequence ATGTTCTACTGGCTGCTGAAGTACGTGTTTCCGGGGCCGTTCATGCACCTGTACAACCGGCCCAAGGCCGAGGGCGTGGAACATATCCCGGCCGACGGACCAGCCATCCTCGCGGGCAACCACCTGTCGTTCACCGACTGGCTGTTCACCCCCCTGATGAGCCCGCGCCGAATCACCTACCTGGCCAAGGCCGAATACTTCACCACCCCGGGCCTCAAGGGCCGGTTGCAGAAGTTCTTCTTCTCCGGCACCGGCCAGTACCCCATCGACCGCACCGGCGCCGACGCCGCCGTCGACGCGCTGAACACCGCGCGCCGACTGCTCGAGCAGGGCCGGTTGGTCGGCCTGTACCCCGAGGGCACCCGTTCGCCCGACGGTCGCCTGTACAAGGGCAAGACCGGCGTGGCGCGCCTGGCCCTGGAGACCGGCGTCCCGGTCATCCCGGTGGCGTTGATCGGCACCGACGAGGTGTGCCCGCCCGGCCCGTTCACCTGGCGCCGCCGCCGGGTCACCGTGAAATTCGGTGCGCCCATCGACTTCTCGCGCTACGAGGGCATGGGCGGCAACCGCTTCGTCGAACGCGCCGTCACCGACGAGATCATGTACGAGCTCATGCGGATGTCGGGCCGCGAGTACGTCGACGTCTACGCCGCCAGCCTCAAGAAGGGCGTCCCCTCCGGCCCCCGCCCCGACGCCGACCGCGTCCCGGAAACCATGGCCAGCTGA
- a CDS encoding ROK family protein, with product MTTRIGREAPLTVGIDVGGTNIRASVVDGAGEVLDTVQAPTPHSEQALEDGLERAVRELCARHPIGAVGLAVAGFVDETRSSVRFAPHLPWEDTPVARRLTDRLGLPVILEHDANAAMWAEYRFGAAAGAHNGVLVAIGTGIGAALLVGGRLYRGSFGVAPELGHLQVVPHGRACPCGKRGCWERYCSGTALVDTALEMLATDPMSSTILARDAARDPGSLTGRRVAGAAQDGDPVALRVMAEFARWLGLGLAFVSDIFDPDLIVIAGGVSSSAPMFLDDAREHYAAAITGARHRPLARIRTTQLGEAAGMVGAAELARAALVSERIGAPAEKPTPGAKSTAKTSGKSGAGRRSSTAAGRSPAADGKAGARR from the coding sequence ATGACGACACGCATCGGGCGGGAGGCCCCGCTGACGGTCGGCATCGATGTCGGCGGCACCAACATTCGCGCCTCGGTGGTCGACGGCGCGGGCGAGGTGCTGGACACGGTGCAGGCCCCGACCCCGCATTCGGAGCAGGCGCTCGAGGACGGCCTCGAGCGTGCGGTGCGCGAGCTGTGCGCCCGGCACCCGATCGGCGCGGTCGGCCTCGCGGTGGCCGGATTTGTCGACGAGACCCGGTCGTCGGTGCGGTTCGCGCCGCATCTGCCGTGGGAGGACACGCCGGTCGCGCGGCGGCTCACCGACCGGCTCGGCCTGCCGGTCATCCTCGAGCACGACGCCAATGCCGCGATGTGGGCGGAATACCGATTCGGCGCGGCGGCGGGCGCGCACAACGGCGTGCTGGTCGCCATCGGCACCGGCATCGGCGCGGCGCTGCTGGTCGGCGGCCGGTTGTATCGCGGAAGCTTCGGCGTCGCACCGGAACTCGGCCATCTGCAGGTGGTGCCGCACGGCCGGGCCTGCCCGTGCGGCAAGCGCGGCTGCTGGGAACGGTATTGCAGCGGAACGGCTCTGGTGGACACCGCGCTCGAGATGCTCGCCACCGACCCGATGAGCTCGACCATCCTGGCCCGCGACGCCGCCCGCGATCCGGGCTCGCTGACCGGCCGCCGGGTGGCGGGCGCCGCGCAGGACGGCGATCCGGTCGCGCTGCGGGTGATGGCGGAATTCGCACGCTGGCTCGGTCTCGGCCTGGCCTTTGTCAGCGACATCTTCGATCCGGATCTGATCGTGATCGCGGGCGGGGTGAGCTCGTCCGCGCCGATGTTCCTCGACGACGCCCGCGAGCACTACGCCGCCGCGATCACCGGCGCTCGGCACCGCCCGCTGGCCCGCATCCGGACCACCCAGCTGGGCGAGGCGGCGGGCATGGTCGGGGCCGCGGAACTGGCGCGGGCGGCGCTGGTGTCCGAGCGCATCGGCGCGCCCGCCGAGAAGCCAACCCCCGGTGCGAAATCCACCGCGAAGACCTCCGGAAAATCGGGTGCGGGCCGCCGCTCGTCGACCGCGGCGGGCCGCTCCCCGGCCGCCGACGGCAAGGCGGGCGCCCGCCGCTGA